From Myxococcus xanthus, a single genomic window includes:
- a CDS encoding sterol desaturase family protein — protein MDLKEQLLYGLPVFLAPILIELVVGLLRRKPAYRLNDLLTNVTMSLLTVLGSVVIAGATFVFYGYVYKHHALFSLAKDSAWTWVVAFFAYDFFYYWAHRMHHTMAWMWGVHVAHHSGEDMNFGLAVRQSALGELTTWPFFVPMALLGIAPEVFLGITGIQLIFQYAIHNTYVPPLGWLEYVLVTPSQHRVHHSRNTPYIDKNYGNILVVWDLLFRTYQPELKDQPPVYGLRSSLRSWNPFTAHFHYFVELFQKSAACARLADKVLCFIKGPDWNPPSLRQERFTGPPDGGPSATFQKYDPRLPLPVTAYCVTQFFSLAASILLLAWYLDTLSPGARAVTLGLVLFGTWSLGALMDSRAFAWRQEFARLAGIALLGPALALMEGVPLVSALPILLHPALSAAWLLRFRAAFHEGADTSTRGSSALAA, from the coding sequence ATGGACCTCAAGGAACAGCTCCTCTACGGCCTGCCCGTGTTCCTCGCTCCCATCCTCATCGAGCTGGTGGTGGGGCTCTTGCGGCGCAAGCCGGCCTACCGGCTCAATGACCTGCTCACCAACGTGACGATGAGCCTGCTCACCGTCCTGGGCAGCGTGGTCATCGCGGGCGCCACCTTCGTCTTCTACGGCTACGTCTACAAGCACCACGCCCTCTTCAGCCTGGCGAAGGACTCCGCGTGGACGTGGGTGGTGGCCTTCTTCGCCTACGACTTCTTCTATTACTGGGCGCACCGGATGCACCACACCATGGCGTGGATGTGGGGCGTCCACGTCGCCCACCACTCCGGCGAGGACATGAACTTCGGCCTCGCGGTGCGGCAGAGCGCGCTGGGTGAGCTGACCACGTGGCCCTTCTTCGTGCCCATGGCGCTGCTGGGCATCGCGCCGGAGGTGTTCCTGGGCATCACCGGCATCCAGCTCATCTTCCAGTACGCCATCCACAACACCTACGTGCCGCCGCTGGGCTGGCTGGAGTACGTGCTCGTCACGCCCTCCCAGCACCGCGTCCACCACAGCCGCAACACGCCATACATCGACAAGAACTACGGCAACATCCTCGTCGTCTGGGACCTGCTGTTCCGCACCTACCAGCCGGAGCTGAAGGACCAGCCTCCCGTCTACGGCCTGCGCAGCAGCCTGCGCTCGTGGAACCCCTTCACCGCGCACTTCCACTACTTCGTGGAGCTGTTCCAGAAGTCCGCCGCCTGCGCGCGGCTGGCCGACAAGGTGCTGTGCTTCATCAAGGGGCCGGACTGGAACCCGCCGTCGCTGCGCCAGGAGCGCTTCACCGGCCCCCCGGATGGCGGCCCGTCCGCCACCTTCCAGAAGTACGACCCGCGCCTGCCCTTGCCCGTCACCGCCTACTGCGTGACACAGTTCTTCAGCCTGGCGGCCAGCATCCTGCTGCTCGCGTGGTACCTGGACACGCTCAGCCCCGGGGCCCGCGCCGTAACGCTGGGGCTGGTCCTCTTCGGTACCTGGAGCCTGGGCGCGCTGATGGACTCGCGCGCCTTCGCGTGGCGGCAGGAGTTCGCGCGGCTGGCGGGTATCGCGCTGCTGGGTCCCGCCCTGGCGCTGATGGAGGGCGTTCCGCTGGTCAGCGCGCTCCCCATCCTGCTCCACCCCGCCCTCAGCGCCGCGTGGCTGCTGCGCTTCCGCGCCGCGTTCCACGAAGGCGCTGACACCTCCACGCGAGGCTCCAGCGCCCTGGCCGCCTGA
- a CDS encoding formyltransferase family protein: MLRFAYGCIPSVMSLYFANTLVRRAGLAPACILLSAGGLRFQKKRYTPAQVLPVFLKQFGPRFTGYNVLAGLSGSLPFSIPASGLMSFQALSQAYGIPLVISDDFSGAATVSELERHGVELFLTSMCDQIIREPLLSLPRHGCLNIHPSLLPEFRGVDSVFQAMLNGVSEIGTTLHRTTARIDAGDVLAQSAFTRTAADSHLALTAKATAAGIALLKRHMETLERGETPDARPIDVSRARYPYRSWPEREELRRFHAQGNTFWRASDFRRLLAFEDVLAT; this comes from the coding sequence ATGCTCCGCTTCGCCTACGGCTGCATTCCCTCCGTCATGTCCCTGTACTTCGCCAACACCCTGGTGCGGCGAGCAGGGCTGGCGCCCGCGTGCATCCTCCTGTCCGCGGGGGGCCTGCGCTTCCAGAAGAAGCGCTACACCCCGGCCCAAGTGCTGCCTGTCTTCCTGAAGCAGTTTGGCCCGCGCTTCACCGGCTACAACGTGCTCGCCGGGCTGAGTGGCTCGCTGCCCTTCAGCATTCCCGCCTCGGGGTTGATGAGCTTCCAGGCGCTCTCCCAGGCGTATGGCATTCCGCTGGTCATCAGTGATGACTTCTCCGGAGCGGCCACGGTGAGCGAGCTCGAGCGGCACGGGGTGGAGTTGTTCCTCACCAGCATGTGCGATCAAATCATCCGGGAGCCACTGCTCAGTCTGCCGCGCCATGGCTGTTTGAACATCCACCCATCGCTGCTGCCGGAGTTCCGCGGCGTGGACTCCGTCTTCCAGGCCATGCTGAACGGCGTGTCTGAGATTGGAACGACACTCCACCGCACCACCGCGCGCATCGACGCGGGCGACGTGCTGGCCCAGAGCGCGTTCACCCGTACGGCCGCCGATTCCCACCTGGCGTTGACGGCGAAGGCGACCGCCGCGGGCATTGCCCTGCTCAAGCGGCACATGGAGACCCTGGAGCGCGGAGAGACGCCGGACGCGCGCCCCATCGACGTGAGCCGGGCGCGATATCCCTACCGCTCCTGGCCGGAACGGGAGGAGCTGCGCCGCTTCCACGCCCAGGGGAACACCTTCTGGCGGGCGTCGGACTTCCGCCGCCTCCTCGCCTTCGAGGACGTGCTGGCGACATAG
- a CDS encoding lysylphosphatidylglycerol synthase domain-containing protein: protein MVVGLRPVFALAGVGTLALLVHKAGPRELGAVLSGAAPWLPWVVLLELGRQCMDGLATRRAYGPGAGRVPWRVLARAQLIGTAVSSMAPAGRAAAEATKAALLSPYMGGGTATAAAATSQAASLAAGGFISFPCALASYMLTGMSLFTMLMLAHGGLLVLVSVGVRACMRAKRPGAWLVCRFSRWALHAEQFKASARCGSLLPWSPMLAFLCSRLFQVAQYGVLTYAVGIDTSLVQAFFAQGLYLCALAVGSLVPGQVGVSDGAFALAAGVLDTTAARAMSVALLGHLVQLLFVLVGALIPLVWRIRAPLPVAPAPACR from the coding sequence ATGGTGGTAGGGCTTCGGCCCGTCTTCGCGCTGGCGGGTGTTGGCACACTGGCGTTGCTGGTCCACAAGGCCGGGCCTCGCGAGCTGGGCGCCGTGTTGTCCGGCGCGGCGCCCTGGCTGCCGTGGGTGGTGCTGCTGGAGCTGGGGCGGCAGTGCATGGACGGGCTGGCCACGCGACGTGCCTATGGACCGGGAGCGGGGCGAGTGCCCTGGCGCGTCCTGGCCCGCGCGCAGCTTATCGGTACCGCGGTGTCCAGCATGGCCCCGGCGGGCCGCGCCGCGGCGGAGGCCACCAAGGCGGCCCTGCTGAGTCCCTACATGGGCGGGGGAACCGCCACCGCGGCGGCGGCGACCTCGCAGGCGGCGTCCCTGGCGGCGGGAGGCTTCATCTCGTTCCCCTGCGCCCTCGCGTCCTACATGCTGACGGGCATGTCCCTCTTCACGATGCTCATGCTGGCGCATGGCGGGTTGCTGGTGCTGGTGTCGGTGGGCGTGCGCGCGTGCATGCGCGCGAAGCGGCCCGGTGCGTGGCTGGTGTGTCGCTTCAGCCGCTGGGCGCTCCATGCGGAGCAGTTCAAGGCCTCGGCGCGGTGTGGCTCGTTGCTGCCGTGGTCGCCCATGCTGGCATTCTTGTGCAGTCGGCTGTTCCAGGTGGCGCAGTACGGCGTGCTGACCTACGCGGTGGGCATCGACACCTCACTGGTGCAGGCGTTCTTCGCCCAGGGCCTCTACCTGTGCGCGCTGGCGGTGGGCTCGCTGGTGCCAGGGCAGGTGGGGGTGAGTGACGGCGCCTTCGCGCTGGCTGCGGGCGTGCTGGACACCACGGCCGCGCGCGCCATGTCGGTGGCGCTGCTGGGGCACCTGGTGCAGTTGCTGTTCGTGCTGGTGGGGGCGCTCATCCCGCTGGTGTGGCGGATTCGGGCGCCGCTGCCCGTAGCACCCGCACCGGCGTGCCGCTGA
- a CDS encoding aminotransferase class I/II-fold pyridoxal phosphate-dependent enzyme: MDPTRNAFPEKNRNLAVGSARLQEVQKAVHYYVDNHHCDVIGRVFHGMPGREARVSFSPTRRDVRLNAEGPRDVLHFGSYNYSGLNGHPRVVAAAEAALRRYGTTVSGVRLLNGTCELHLELERALAEFLGFEDCVTYSSGYAANLSVLSALCAEGDVVLSDMLNHQSIIDGLKLSGADIRTYRHKSLRSIESTLKKLPYEQRKFIITDGVFSMDGDVADLPGIVALAESYNAFILVDDAHATAAMGPNGRGTPAYFGLQSQVDVLTGSLSKGLPGIGGFAAGSKATIDLLRFGSNGYIFSASLPPPIAAGLLEGIRILQEQPELQERLHHNENYLRAGIRSMGLDCMNSESPIIPILMPAYEKTFELTRLLHLEGIYVNPVGYPAVSKNRTRLRINVSANLTQADLDRFLDALDRCSRKLNLQDAPPLQQTGT; the protein is encoded by the coding sequence ATGGACCCAACCCGCAATGCCTTTCCCGAGAAGAACCGCAATCTCGCCGTGGGCTCCGCCCGGCTCCAGGAAGTCCAGAAGGCGGTCCATTACTACGTGGACAACCATCACTGTGACGTCATTGGACGGGTGTTTCACGGGATGCCGGGCCGGGAGGCGCGCGTCAGCTTCAGTCCGACGCGCCGGGATGTGAGGCTGAACGCGGAGGGACCTCGGGACGTCCTCCACTTCGGCTCCTACAACTACTCCGGGCTGAACGGGCACCCGCGCGTGGTGGCCGCGGCGGAGGCGGCGCTGCGCCGCTACGGGACGACGGTCAGCGGCGTGCGTCTGCTCAACGGGACGTGTGAGCTGCACCTGGAGCTGGAGCGCGCGTTGGCGGAGTTCCTGGGCTTCGAGGACTGCGTCACCTACAGCAGCGGCTACGCGGCGAACCTGTCCGTGTTGTCCGCACTGTGTGCTGAGGGCGACGTGGTGCTGTCGGACATGCTCAACCACCAGTCCATCATCGACGGGCTGAAGCTGTCCGGCGCGGACATCCGCACCTACCGGCACAAGAGCCTGCGCAGCATCGAGTCCACGCTGAAGAAGCTGCCATACGAGCAGCGCAAGTTCATCATCACCGACGGCGTGTTCAGCATGGACGGCGACGTGGCGGACCTGCCGGGCATCGTGGCGCTGGCGGAGAGCTACAACGCCTTCATCCTCGTGGATGACGCGCACGCCACCGCCGCCATGGGGCCCAACGGCCGCGGCACCCCGGCCTATTTCGGGCTCCAGTCGCAGGTGGACGTGCTCACCGGCAGCCTCAGCAAGGGCCTGCCGGGCATCGGTGGGTTCGCCGCCGGCTCCAAGGCCACCATCGACCTGCTGCGCTTCGGCTCCAACGGCTACATCTTCTCCGCCTCGCTGCCGCCGCCCATCGCCGCGGGCCTGCTGGAGGGCATCCGCATCCTCCAGGAGCAGCCCGAGCTCCAGGAGCGCCTGCACCACAACGAGAACTACCTGCGCGCCGGCATCCGCTCCATGGGCCTGGACTGCATGAACAGCGAGTCCCCCATCATCCCCATCCTGATGCCCGCCTACGAGAAGACGTTCGAGCTGACGCGGCTGCTCCACCTGGAGGGCATCTACGTCAACCCGGTGGGCTACCCCGCCGTGAGCAAGAACCGCACGCGCCTGCGCATCAACGTCAGCGCCAACCTCACCCAGGCGGACCTGGACCGATTCCTGGACGCGCTGGACCGCTGCAGCCGCAAACTCAACCTCCAGGACGCGCCGCCGCTCCAGCAGACCGGCACCTGA
- a CDS encoding PilZ domain-containing protein yields the protein MNSASVNESPTDRRRFPRLEAPLYARPARLRRVDKQQVLDASLGGIRIYSDEQYTQDSELELDLFLRDGTSLECKARVAWMRKLPKDAVARFEVGLAFTDVPPLAMDKLKSVLVVDDEGGPADS from the coding sequence ATGAACAGCGCCAGCGTGAATGAATCCCCCACGGATCGTCGTCGCTTTCCTCGGCTCGAGGCGCCGCTCTATGCCCGGCCCGCGCGACTGAGGCGCGTGGACAAGCAGCAGGTGCTGGACGCCAGCCTGGGGGGCATCCGCATCTACTCCGACGAGCAGTACACCCAGGACTCCGAGTTGGAGCTGGACCTGTTCCTGCGTGACGGCACTTCGCTGGAGTGCAAAGCGCGTGTGGCCTGGATGCGCAAGCTTCCCAAGGACGCGGTGGCGCGCTTTGAAGTCGGCCTGGCCTTCACGGACGTACCGCCGCTGGCCATGGACAAGCTCAAGTCGGTGCTCGTCGTGGATGACGAGGGCGGCCCGGCCGACTCATAG
- a CDS encoding AHH domain-containing protein: MRAHAVIWLSLALAVTGCSTTRLVRLDTGDGPSRVHTPFTDDDTGPVELDDDEFEEAMVELARDVRPFSNPLREARQRFGVPERSGVYLYQPRGPRLILQEEKDPDGPRLLESYADDELTRAYGRWCERKSQPGDCLRLLAEGPLLASDGKYSLAMAIAMDSVWEETAEALEDMADPQALLATVSASVSMYLLLWSLPEPVSKGLAALLTATAIAYLGVDTVWRILDGWMALVRTVDRATTFVQLSEAGEAYGEVLGENAARVFVMLATAAIGHTAGLAAKASRLPGSAQAALAVETQAGYQYVAIGGVQSVAMTAEGFTVALAPNAVAMAARGMSGGHTEDHHLATNKNSVSTARGGPWTPKFEKIFRKAGMELKDPENIVPIPGHKGPHPQEYHDLIHERLYDATRRCRNVSECREALTRALRRLAAETRTAGTRLNQLVTKSAQP, encoded by the coding sequence ATGAGAGCGCATGCGGTCATCTGGCTGTCGCTGGCGCTTGCCGTCACGGGCTGCTCGACAACCCGGCTCGTACGTCTGGACACAGGGGATGGGCCTTCCAGGGTCCACACGCCGTTCACGGACGATGACACCGGGCCCGTGGAGCTGGACGACGATGAATTCGAGGAGGCCATGGTGGAACTCGCCCGGGACGTGCGGCCCTTCTCCAATCCCCTGCGCGAGGCCCGCCAGCGCTTCGGAGTCCCCGAGCGAAGCGGCGTGTACCTCTACCAGCCTCGCGGCCCCCGGCTCATTCTCCAGGAAGAGAAGGACCCGGACGGCCCACGCCTCCTCGAGTCCTACGCGGATGATGAGCTGACGCGCGCCTATGGCCGCTGGTGCGAACGCAAGTCGCAGCCCGGCGACTGCCTGCGCCTGCTGGCCGAAGGCCCGCTGCTGGCCAGCGACGGCAAGTACTCGCTGGCCATGGCCATCGCCATGGACTCGGTGTGGGAAGAGACGGCCGAGGCGCTGGAGGACATGGCCGACCCGCAGGCGCTGCTGGCGACGGTGAGTGCCTCGGTCAGCATGTACCTGCTCCTCTGGTCGCTGCCCGAGCCGGTGAGCAAGGGCCTGGCAGCCCTGCTGACGGCTACGGCCATTGCCTATCTGGGCGTGGACACCGTGTGGCGCATTCTGGACGGATGGATGGCGCTGGTGCGCACGGTGGACCGAGCCACCACCTTTGTACAGCTCAGCGAAGCGGGCGAGGCGTACGGCGAAGTGCTCGGGGAGAACGCGGCGCGCGTCTTCGTCATGCTGGCCACGGCGGCCATCGGCCATACGGCGGGACTGGCGGCGAAGGCTTCGAGGCTGCCGGGCTCAGCGCAGGCTGCGCTCGCGGTGGAGACGCAAGCGGGCTACCAGTATGTGGCCATTGGAGGCGTGCAGTCGGTGGCGATGACGGCCGAGGGATTCACCGTCGCACTGGCGCCCAACGCGGTCGCCATGGCGGCCCGGGGTATGAGCGGCGGCCACACCGAGGACCACCACCTGGCGACGAACAAGAACAGCGTCTCCACCGCACGCGGCGGGCCCTGGACGCCGAAGTTCGAGAAGATTTTCAGGAAAGCAGGAATGGAGTTGAAGGACCCTGAGAACATCGTGCCCATTCCGGGCCACAAAGGGCCTCATCCGCAGGAGTATCACGACCTGATCCACGAGCGGCTGTACGACGCAACCCGCCGTTGCCGTAACGTTTCTGAGTGTAGAGAAGCACTGACGAGAGCACTCAGACGGCTGGCTGCGGAAACTCGCACCGCGGGAACGCGGTTGAACCAGCTTGTCACCAAGAGCGCACAGCCCTAG
- a CDS encoding zinc-dependent alcohol dehydrogenase family protein produces the protein MKAVRFSAFGQPLKVVEVVEQPDVALKPGEARVEVLATPINPSDILTLSGQYGQLPKLPAVPGNEGVGRVVEVQDSSAVKVGDIVFLPLGAGTWCTHLVAPADSLLRVPPGTDLRQAAMLFINPPTADLLLRDFIALQPGEWVIQNAANSAVGRSIITLAKQAGFKTLNVVRREELAPELTALGADAVLLDSDELPERVREVTGGAKVRLAIDAVGGESTQRLGDALARGGVVVNYGAMSGKGPRLSAAATIFKDITLRGFWLVTWTKKTPREEQGALFARLAKQVAEGALHVPVEGTFPLESIQEALTRAMEGGRAGKVLLTPNGPL, from the coding sequence ATGAAAGCAGTGCGGTTCTCAGCCTTCGGACAGCCACTGAAGGTGGTGGAAGTCGTGGAGCAGCCGGACGTGGCGCTGAAGCCGGGCGAGGCCCGGGTTGAAGTGCTGGCCACGCCCATCAATCCCTCCGACATCCTCACGCTCAGCGGCCAGTACGGGCAGCTCCCGAAGCTCCCCGCTGTGCCCGGCAACGAAGGCGTCGGCCGCGTCGTCGAGGTCCAGGACTCCAGCGCCGTGAAGGTGGGTGACATCGTATTCCTCCCGCTGGGCGCGGGCACCTGGTGCACCCACTTGGTCGCTCCCGCGGACTCGCTCCTGCGGGTGCCGCCGGGAACCGACCTGCGGCAGGCCGCCATGCTGTTCATCAATCCTCCGACCGCGGACCTCCTGCTGCGGGACTTCATCGCGCTGCAGCCCGGCGAGTGGGTGATACAGAACGCCGCCAACTCGGCGGTGGGCCGCTCCATCATCACCCTGGCGAAGCAGGCTGGCTTCAAGACGCTGAACGTGGTGCGGCGTGAAGAGCTGGCGCCGGAGCTCACCGCGCTGGGCGCGGACGCCGTGCTGCTGGACTCGGATGAACTGCCGGAGCGCGTGCGCGAAGTGACGGGCGGCGCCAAGGTCCGGCTGGCCATCGACGCCGTCGGCGGTGAATCCACCCAACGCCTGGGTGACGCGCTCGCGCGCGGCGGCGTGGTGGTGAACTATGGCGCGATGAGCGGAAAGGGCCCTCGGTTGTCAGCCGCCGCCACCATCTTCAAGGACATCACCCTGCGCGGCTTCTGGCTGGTGACGTGGACGAAGAAGACACCGCGCGAGGAGCAGGGCGCCCTGTTCGCCCGGCTCGCGAAGCAGGTGGCGGAAGGCGCACTGCACGTCCCGGTAGAGGGAACCTTCCCCTTGGAGTCCATCCAGGAGGCCCTGACGCGCGCCATGGAAGGTGGGCGCGCCGGCAAGGTGCTCCTCACGCCCAACGGCCCACTCTGA
- a CDS encoding GNAT family N-acetyltransferase produces the protein MTAQAGITTKVVPRIQDVPQALWDDKVARGHPFKSAAFLSCLEDSFPERKFGYLIVSQGADVVGLAVITEERLDLSLLLPEQVGTLTKGVRKVLPGFLSLGLGMVGTFETAERHWWYDAQRVSEHDFARALLAACDEVCGDAALLLVRDFMEALPEDVRLESWFLQRGFKQVANHPMAMVALDGLSSEAHFQRLKKKSRQNLRKKLKDAEALGFQVERVRDFRPLIDECYPLYLQVHEGASEFKRNPFPRAFFETIAERMPTTSSFLTLRDSAGHLIAFILTGTGGGINNPFCIGMDYARTEGTPAYYLMMWKEIEHAARTGCRVVDLGLTSYFVKQTVGAELEGMTMAARIQSAWLRPLLNPLLPALLSEKQPQERRKFRVSTFDDDSQPPTDQAA, from the coding sequence ATGACGGCGCAGGCGGGCATCACCACGAAAGTCGTCCCTCGCATCCAGGACGTGCCCCAGGCGCTGTGGGACGACAAGGTGGCGCGGGGCCACCCCTTCAAGAGCGCCGCGTTCCTCTCCTGCCTGGAGGACTCGTTCCCGGAGCGGAAGTTCGGCTACCTCATCGTGTCGCAAGGCGCGGACGTCGTCGGACTGGCGGTCATCACCGAGGAGCGCCTGGACTTGAGCCTGCTGCTGCCGGAGCAGGTGGGCACGCTGACCAAGGGCGTGCGCAAGGTGCTGCCCGGCTTCCTGTCGCTGGGCCTGGGCATGGTGGGTACCTTCGAAACGGCGGAGCGGCACTGGTGGTACGACGCGCAGCGCGTTTCCGAGCACGACTTCGCGCGGGCGCTGCTCGCCGCTTGCGACGAGGTGTGTGGCGACGCCGCGCTGCTGCTGGTGCGCGACTTCATGGAGGCCCTGCCCGAGGACGTGCGCCTGGAGTCGTGGTTCCTCCAGCGGGGCTTCAAGCAGGTGGCCAACCACCCCATGGCCATGGTGGCGCTGGACGGGCTGAGCAGCGAGGCCCACTTCCAGCGGCTGAAGAAGAAGTCGCGGCAGAACCTGCGCAAGAAGCTGAAGGACGCAGAGGCGCTGGGCTTCCAGGTGGAGCGGGTGCGGGACTTCCGCCCCCTCATCGACGAGTGCTACCCGCTCTACCTCCAGGTCCACGAGGGCGCGTCGGAGTTCAAGCGCAACCCATTCCCTCGGGCCTTCTTCGAGACCATCGCGGAGCGGATGCCCACCACCAGCAGCTTCCTCACGCTGCGGGATTCGGCCGGGCACCTGATTGCCTTCATCCTCACGGGCACCGGGGGCGGCATCAACAACCCCTTCTGCATCGGCATGGACTACGCCCGGACGGAAGGCACGCCGGCCTACTACCTGATGATGTGGAAGGAAATCGAGCACGCGGCCCGCACGGGATGCCGCGTGGTGGACCTGGGCCTCACCAGCTACTTCGTGAAGCAGACGGTGGGCGCGGAGCTGGAGGGCATGACGATGGCCGCCCGCATCCAGTCCGCGTGGCTGCGGCCCCTGCTCAATCCCCTGCTGCCCGCGCTGCTGAGCGAGAAGCAGCCGCAGGAGCGACGGAAGTTCCGCGTCTCCACCTTCGACGACGACTCGCAGCCCCCCACTGACCAGGCCGCTTGA
- a CDS encoding imm11 family protein, with amino-acid sequence MPAMTQRFFRLKEDVQVPGRWHLDDPLDQHGCEVDDPRSFNEGRPVPVEGHLKIPIQHVGKPLDFTLTALSVPIIHVRVAEVFTELAPDDVQLIPVDIQGYPDQYLLFVVTQLVRCIDEKASEVQFWMPEDGLPEKVGRYYAVDNLRIDAKRTGDTKVFRTEGWPLALIVSEDIKQALERVKATGVKFTPV; translated from the coding sequence ATGCCCGCCATGACCCAGCGCTTCTTCAGGTTGAAGGAGGATGTCCAGGTTCCAGGCCGTTGGCATCTGGATGACCCTCTGGACCAACATGGATGCGAGGTGGACGATCCGAGAAGCTTCAATGAGGGTCGTCCGGTCCCTGTGGAGGGGCATCTCAAGATCCCTATCCAGCATGTGGGCAAGCCGCTGGATTTCACGCTGACGGCCCTGAGCGTTCCCATCATCCACGTCAGGGTCGCGGAGGTCTTCACGGAGCTTGCCCCTGACGACGTGCAGCTCATTCCCGTCGATATCCAGGGCTACCCGGACCAGTACCTGCTCTTCGTGGTCACGCAGCTCGTGCGTTGTATCGATGAGAAAGCGTCCGAAGTGCAGTTCTGGATGCCGGAGGATGGGCTGCCCGAGAAGGTGGGCCGGTATTACGCCGTCGACAACCTGCGCATCGACGCCAAGAGGACAGGTGACACCAAGGTATTCCGCACGGAGGGCTGGCCTCTGGCCCTCATCGTCTCCGAGGACATCAAACAGGCACTGGAGCGTGTGAAGGCCACCGGTGTGAAGTTCACGCCGGTGTAG
- a CDS encoding GNAT family N-acetyltransferase, translating into MTASAPVTGSAPAFHTFPRPLDVRWVGSINDIGREDWHTCFPPTDVMQSFELHQATEAASIEDVRFHYLVLRNEGAVVAIVPCFRFRMSLTVIAPENVNKVVSQVRRAFPDFLFLNAFVIGTPIAICKDLLGVRADLPKARRDDVLRAISREVIARARHLKLGLVFMKEFTSQKLPEVKDVLSPRFNFVESAATTYLYLGEPGKSTFKERLRKKYRSLMNNRMARVQEAGMRWETVSDFSRYAAQMHPLYLQVLNRSKIRFETLSVDFFAQLPQRLGDRVFALLCFKGEQLVSFELFLKDAEWVHPIYLGLDYSLRDEGALYFNSIYKIVEVLESQGKSVVQLGQTSYAVKASIGAVVDRLYLAVHHTNPVLDQLLKRFGAELFPPTPLPRSQRVFRDMKENDDGLARHGIHFERLDAEGDE; encoded by the coding sequence ATGACCGCGTCCGCACCCGTCACCGGAAGCGCTCCCGCCTTCCACACCTTCCCGCGCCCCCTCGACGTGCGTTGGGTCGGCTCCATCAACGACATCGGCCGGGAGGACTGGCACACCTGCTTCCCACCCACCGACGTGATGCAGTCCTTCGAGCTGCACCAGGCCACCGAGGCCGCCAGCATCGAGGACGTGCGGTTCCACTACCTGGTCCTCCGGAACGAGGGCGCGGTGGTGGCCATCGTCCCCTGCTTCCGCTTCCGGATGTCGCTGACGGTCATCGCCCCGGAGAACGTCAACAAGGTGGTGTCCCAGGTCCGCCGCGCGTTCCCGGACTTCCTCTTCCTGAACGCGTTCGTCATCGGAACGCCCATCGCCATCTGCAAAGACCTGCTGGGCGTGCGCGCGGACCTGCCGAAGGCGCGGCGTGACGACGTGCTGCGCGCCATCTCCCGCGAGGTGATTGCCCGCGCCCGGCACCTGAAGCTGGGCCTGGTCTTCATGAAGGAGTTCACCTCCCAGAAGCTGCCCGAAGTGAAGGACGTGCTGTCCCCGCGCTTCAACTTCGTGGAGAGCGCGGCCACCACCTACCTGTACCTGGGCGAGCCCGGGAAGAGCACCTTCAAGGAGCGGCTGCGCAAGAAGTACCGCTCCCTGATGAACAACCGCATGGCCCGCGTCCAGGAGGCGGGCATGCGCTGGGAGACCGTCTCCGACTTCTCACGCTACGCCGCGCAGATGCACCCGCTGTACCTGCAGGTCCTCAACCGCTCGAAGATTCGCTTCGAGACGCTCAGCGTGGACTTCTTCGCCCAGCTCCCCCAGCGCCTGGGCGACCGCGTCTTCGCGCTCCTGTGCTTCAAGGGCGAGCAGTTGGTGTCCTTCGAGCTGTTCCTCAAGGACGCGGAGTGGGTCCACCCCATCTACCTGGGCCTGGACTACAGCCTCCGCGACGAGGGCGCGCTGTACTTCAACAGCATCTACAAAATCGTGGAGGTGCTGGAGTCCCAGGGCAAGTCGGTGGTGCAGTTGGGACAGACGAGCTACGCGGTGAAGGCCAGCATCGGCGCGGTGGTGGACCGGCTGTACCTGGCCGTGCACCACACGAACCCGGTGCTGGACCAGTTGCTGAAGCGCTTCGGCGCGGAGCTCTTCCCGCCCACGCCCCTGCCCCGCTCGCAGCGCGTGTTCCGGGACATGAAGGAGAACGACGACGGCCTGGCCCGCCATGGCATCCACTTCGAGCGACTGGACGCGGAGGGCGACGAATGA